A genomic window from Pocillopora verrucosa isolate sample1 chromosome 7, ASM3666991v2, whole genome shotgun sequence includes:
- the LOC131781041 gene encoding gephyrin-like yields MAATRMEPASGTVRVGVLTVSDRCSRREAEDKSGPNLQRLVNSSTLNVSEVLYDCVPDERDEIRRVLLNWSDVEGLHLVLTTGGTGFSPRDVTPEVTAEVIERSAPGLSLGMLCGSLKVTPMAMLSRATCGIRKGTVIVNLPGSVKGSQECFQFVLPALPHAIEVLRNSPNVSVTHSAMQHVCPHKAHNKPIQDLSKVAERDRHSPYPLVQMDEALSMIMNNSHCLSTTVLPIEDALGYTLASNVSAKEPLPPFPASVKDGYAVLASDGPGERVVLGAVTAGEVATCSVTSGHVMRINTGAPLPPGADAVVQVEDTELLESDNDGRTEKKVKILTTPKPGQDIRPVGFDVSVGEQVLTTNQKLGPAELGLLASLGVTKVEVFQKPRVAVLSTGNEVVNPGEETKAGQIRDSNRIALKSLIKMHGFEALDLKIAADTPLELESSLKSGLEKADVLVSSGGVSMGEKDFLKPVLQDRLGATIHFGRVFMKPGKPATFATTTIDGKRKLIFALPGNPVSAMVTFNLFVLPALRKMSGSEHPHLTKIKAKLPQPVNLDPRPEYYRVTLSWKPGEAVPSAISTGSQCSSRLMSMRSANAVLELPPKSETLTRIDAGEMVDALVIGEI; encoded by the coding sequence ATGGCTGCGACTCGGATGGAGCCTGCCTCTGGCACTGTTAGAGTGGGAGTCCTAACAGTTAGCGACAGATGCTCCCGCAGAGAAGCTGAAGATAAAAGTGGGCCGAATTTGCAGAGGTTGGTGAATTCCTCTACTTTGAATGTAAGTGAAGTACTCTATGACTGTGTCCCTGACGAACGGGACGAAATAAGACGAGTTCTTTTGAACTGGAGCGATGTTGAAGGATTGCACCTCGTGTTGACGACAGGAGGCACAGGATTTTCTCCAAGAGATGTCACCCCTGAGGTTACAGCGGAAGTTATCGAAAGATCTGCTCCGGGCCTCTCATTGGGAATGCTGTGCGGATCCCTTAAGGTTACTCCCATGGCCATGTTGTCCAGGGCTACCTGTGGTATAAGGAAAGGAACAGTGATTGTTAATTTGCCTGGAAGTGTTAAAGGTTCACAAGAATGCTTCCAATTTGTTTTACCAGCTTTACCGCATGCCATAGAGGTGCTAAGGAATAGTCCAAATGTGAGTGTCACCCATTCAGCAATGCAACATGTCTGTCCACACAAGGCTCACAACAAACCAATACAAGATCTCAGCAAAGTAGCTGAGAGGGATCGCCATTCCCCATATCCACTTGTTCAGATGGATGAAGCCCTCTCTATGATCATGAATAATTCTCACTGCCTCTCAACAACAGTTTTACCCATAGAAGATGCTTTAGGTTATACACTGGCATCAAATGTCAGTGCAAAAgaacccctcccccctttcccTGCATCAGTCAAAGATGGGTATGCTGTATTAGCTTCAGATGGACCAGGAGAGCGTGTGGTCTTGGGTGCAGTCACTGCAGGGGAAGTAGCTACTTGCAGTGTCACTTCTGGCCATGTGATGCGCATCAACACTGGTGCACCTCTGCCTCCTGGTGCTGATGCAGTCGTCCAAGTGGAAGATACAGAATTACTAGAAAGTGATAACGATGGAAGAACTGAGAAGAAAGTTAAAATCCTGACAACTCCTAAACCTGGCCAAGATATCAGACCAGTTGGTTTTGATGTTAGTGTAGGGGAACAAGTACTCACAACAAATCAAAAACTAGGACCAGCAGAACTGGGTCTTTTGGCCTCACTGGGAGTCACCAAAGTAGAAGTTTTCCAGAAGCCAAGAGTTGCTGTGCTTTCTACTGGAAATGAGGTTGTAAATCCAGGAGAGGAAACCAAAGCAGGGCAAATCAGGGACAGTAATAGAATCGCTTTAAAGTCGCTGATTAAAATGCATGGATTTGAGGCCCTTGATTTAAAAATAGCAGCTGACACACCCCTGGAGTTGGAATCCTCTCTAAAAAGTGGCTTGGAAAAGGCCGATGTTCTTGTTTCATCTGGTGGAGTATCAATGGGAGAGAAAGATTTTCTGAAACCTGTTCTACAAGACAGACTTGGGGCAACTATCCATTTTGGGAGAGTTTTCATGAAGCCTGGTAAACCAGCAACCTTTGCCACAACCACAATTGATGGGAAGAGAAAACTTATATTTGCCCTTCCTGGAAATCCAGTCTCTGCAATGGTCACTTTCAACCTGTTTGTTCTCCCAGCCCTGCGTAAGATGTCTGGCTCGGAGCATCCCCATCTAACAAAGATCAAAGCAAAGTTGCCTCAACCAGTAAATCTGGATCCAAGACCTGAATATTACAGAGTCACCCTGTCTTGGAAGCCAGGAGAAGCTGTTCCATCTGCAATATCTACTGGTAGTCAATGTAGCAGTAGATTAATGAGCATG